A genomic segment from Planctomycetia bacterium encodes:
- a CDS encoding redoxin domain-containing protein, translating into MNKNFGIASLALAGVMCWLTSFSLQAAPSDAVAQVLRYQPSQKDVQISTPTAEEVAKCTVTGDPAAKPGQNVWLLKDAKGTVLRRLIDTNKDNYPDIFSYYKDGMEVYREVDTKAAGKPDRFIWLNTAGSRIGVSKAANGQLDTWLSLSLEELSQEVMKSVANKDYQRFSTLLVNDDDLRTIGVSATEVERIKNGLKNVPSNFQQVAGKLNLNASSKWLHVETGIPSRMLMDSTGWKQDVIIHARAMILCETAGKTEYIQLGDIIQVGDTWKLKDAPTTLDTPSSNNGLMSSNNSSTPSAPAVEDGPLQKVLKELADLDAKVPQEVNAGPNPAMVAYHGKRAEIINRIVPLCAEKDRESWYKQIIDSLAATVSASATGDTTAYTNFQSYSNQVAKQAPGTEIASYAQYRLLNMENNQQLASIKKAEDHLIIQATHAEKLAAHVKAYPQGSDTPEAMHHLGEIYELLNKETEARQWYEQVVAKHANSRFAQKATGAIRRLTSLGKTWEIGVNAQVLNNNGQFNAQALQGRTVVVYYWATWCNTASADFAKLKQILTPLSAKGVVLVAVNIDDKLEDAQAFFQKNNATLPAAVHMHSPGSFESPAAIYYGLNVFPAMFLQDASGKITSRTLDVGTLDEELKKILK; encoded by the coding sequence ATGAACAAGAACTTTGGAATAGCATCATTAGCATTGGCTGGCGTGATGTGCTGGCTGACGAGTTTCAGCCTGCAGGCTGCACCATCTGATGCGGTTGCCCAGGTACTTCGCTATCAGCCTTCCCAGAAGGACGTTCAGATATCTACACCTACTGCGGAAGAGGTGGCGAAATGCACGGTGACCGGCGACCCCGCTGCTAAGCCGGGCCAGAACGTCTGGCTGCTCAAGGACGCCAAGGGCACGGTACTTCGCCGACTGATCGATACCAACAAGGACAACTATCCCGATATCTTCAGCTATTACAAAGATGGCATGGAGGTCTATCGCGAGGTCGATACCAAAGCCGCCGGCAAACCAGACCGATTCATCTGGCTGAACACCGCTGGGTCACGCATTGGGGTTTCGAAAGCAGCCAACGGACAGCTTGACACGTGGCTTTCCCTCTCGCTCGAAGAGCTTTCCCAGGAAGTGATGAAGAGCGTTGCCAACAAGGATTATCAGCGATTTTCCACACTGCTGGTGAACGATGATGATCTGCGAACCATCGGCGTATCCGCCACGGAAGTGGAACGCATCAAGAACGGTTTGAAGAATGTTCCGAGCAACTTTCAACAGGTAGCTGGCAAGCTGAATCTGAATGCATCCAGCAAGTGGCTGCATGTGGAAACGGGCATTCCCAGCCGCATGTTGATGGACAGCACTGGATGGAAGCAGGATGTCATCATTCATGCCCGCGCCATGATTCTCTGTGAAACAGCAGGCAAGACCGAGTACATCCAACTGGGCGACATCATTCAGGTGGGCGATACCTGGAAGCTGAAAGATGCCCCCACCACTCTGGATACACCATCCTCGAACAATGGCCTGATGTCGAGCAATAACAGCTCAACTCCGAGCGCTCCAGCGGTTGAAGATGGCCCACTGCAAAAAGTGTTGAAGGAGTTGGCTGATCTGGATGCCAAGGTGCCGCAGGAAGTGAATGCCGGGCCGAACCCTGCCATGGTCGCTTATCACGGCAAGCGTGCTGAGATCATCAACCGCATCGTTCCACTCTGTGCAGAGAAAGATCGCGAAAGCTGGTACAAACAGATTATCGACAGCCTGGCAGCTACCGTTTCCGCCAGCGCCACCGGTGATACTACTGCCTACACCAATTTCCAGAGTTACAGCAACCAGGTTGCCAAGCAAGCGCCGGGCACGGAAATCGCCAGCTATGCGCAGTATCGCTTGCTGAACATGGAAAACAATCAGCAGTTGGCATCGATCAAGAAGGCTGAAGACCATCTGATAATCCAGGCAACCCATGCGGAAAAACTGGCTGCCCATGTCAAAGCCTATCCACAGGGTTCCGATACGCCCGAAGCCATGCATCACCTCGGCGAAATCTACGAGTTGCTGAACAAGGAAACCGAAGCACGTCAGTGGTATGAACAGGTTGTCGCCAAGCATGCCAACTCCCGCTTTGCCCAGAAGGCAACCGGCGCCATTCGCCGACTGACTTCACTGGGCAAGACCTGGGAAATCGGCGTGAATGCCCAGGTGCTCAACAACAATGGCCAGTTTAACGCCCAGGCACTGCAGGGCCGAACGGTGGTCGTTTACTACTGGGCCACCTGGTGCAACACTGCCTCTGCCGACTTCGCCAAGCTGAAACAGATTCTGACTCCGCTCTCCGCCAAGGGTGTAGTGCTGGTTGCTGTCAACATTGATGATAAGCTGGAGGATGCCCAAGCATTCTTCCAGAAGAACAACGCCACCCTGCCCGCTGCGGTGCATATGCACAGCCCCGGCAGCTTCGAAAGCCCCGCCGCCATCTACTACGGTTTGAATGTCTTCCCCGCCATGTTCCTGCAGGACGCCAGCGGCAAGATCACCAGCCGCACTCTGGACGTAGGAACGCTGGATGAGGAGTTGAAGAAGATTTTGAAGTAA
- a CDS encoding aldehyde dehydrogenase (NADP(+)), producing the protein MSVTHILVDGSWRASQSGATFQAMNPKTMQPLPGQFPISTWADLEPMLAAASKAFEQLRALPDEQRALFLESYATLIEKNKSQLAELATLETGLPVEPRLVVNEIPRTVDQLRQAAQSVRRNDWQLATHDAQRNIHSCYIPLGPVLVIGPNNFPFAYNSVSGGDFASAIAAGCPVIAKGHPAHPGTTQKLAELAQQAASDANLPPGTVQMFFHLEPSDGLKLVADHRITSVGFTGSRSTGLALKKVADEHGKPIFLEMGSLNPVVLLPGALEERFDALLEEVTGSCLLGMGQFCTNPGLLFFIEGPKAQAFIDGMKTKYQTAAVGTLLTQGVRDNLHASVQALRESGALLLTGGQPGGGAGFSYQHTLMQTTGSHFLKLAEALQREAFGNATLAIVCKNIDELKSALQQLEGQLVGSIYSDTTGKDNQQYDLLSPVLRNKVGRLLNDRMPTGVMVSPAMNHGGPYPATGHPHFTAVGFPASIRRFCMLACYDNVRPERLPEVLRKGLSS; encoded by the coding sequence ATGTCTGTTACGCATATCCTGGTTGATGGTTCGTGGCGGGCTTCGCAATCTGGGGCTACTTTTCAGGCAATGAATCCCAAAACGATGCAGCCTTTGCCTGGGCAGTTCCCCATCAGCACCTGGGCTGATCTGGAGCCGATGCTCGCTGCAGCAAGCAAGGCATTTGAGCAACTGCGTGCCTTACCTGATGAACAGCGTGCTCTGTTTCTGGAGAGCTATGCCACGCTTATTGAAAAGAATAAAAGCCAACTTGCGGAGTTGGCAACGCTGGAAACGGGTTTGCCGGTGGAGCCACGCCTGGTGGTCAATGAGATTCCGCGAACGGTGGATCAGCTCAGACAGGCGGCACAATCGGTTCGACGGAACGATTGGCAGTTGGCCACGCACGACGCGCAGCGCAACATCCATTCGTGTTACATTCCATTGGGGCCGGTGCTGGTGATTGGCCCGAACAATTTCCCCTTTGCCTACAACAGTGTATCGGGTGGCGATTTTGCTTCCGCCATCGCTGCAGGTTGCCCGGTGATTGCCAAGGGGCACCCGGCACATCCTGGTACCACGCAGAAGCTGGCGGAACTTGCACAACAAGCTGCCAGCGATGCGAACTTACCGCCGGGAACGGTGCAGATGTTTTTCCATCTGGAGCCCAGTGATGGCTTGAAGCTGGTCGCTGACCATCGCATTACATCGGTAGGGTTCACCGGCTCACGGTCCACGGGACTGGCGTTGAAAAAAGTGGCTGATGAACACGGCAAACCGATCTTCCTCGAAATGGGATCGCTCAATCCAGTGGTTCTGCTTCCCGGTGCTTTGGAAGAACGATTTGATGCTCTGCTGGAAGAAGTAACGGGTTCATGCCTGTTGGGCATGGGACAGTTCTGCACCAACCCTGGCTTGCTCTTCTTCATCGAAGGGCCCAAAGCGCAAGCATTCATCGATGGCATGAAGACAAAGTACCAGACCGCAGCGGTTGGCACATTGTTGACTCAGGGAGTGCGGGACAATCTGCATGCCAGCGTGCAGGCTTTGCGGGAATCGGGAGCCTTACTGCTGACAGGCGGTCAGCCTGGCGGCGGTGCAGGCTTCAGCTATCAACATACCCTGATGCAAACGACCGGCAGTCATTTCCTCAAGCTCGCCGAGGCACTGCAACGGGAAGCCTTCGGCAACGCTACACTGGCAATCGTTTGCAAGAACATCGACGAATTGAAATCAGCGCTCCAGCAACTGGAAGGCCAACTCGTCGGCAGCATCTACAGCGATACCACCGGCAAGGATAACCAACAGTATGATCTGCTCTCACCAGTGCTGAGAAACAAGGTAGGCAGGCTTCTCAACGACCGTATGCCTACCGGCGTGATGGTCAGCCCGGCGATGAATCATGGCGGCCCATACCCTGCTACAGGTCATCCCCATTTCACTGCGGTGGGCTTCCCTGCTTCCATCCGCCGGTTCTGCATGCTTGCCTGTTACGACAATGTTCGCCCGGAACGTTTGCCGGAAGTGTTGCGAAAAGGATTGAGTTCCTGA